From the genome of Bradyrhizobium sp. G127:
GAGATCGTCGAGCGCATGGGCCAGCACACCCAGGGCGTCGCCGACAGCCTCAAGACCTATGTCGACAGCTTCGACAGCCGCGTCACCGTGCATGGCGATCAGCTTCACGCCAAGCTCGACCAGAGCCTGTCCGGCTTCCGGAATGCGATCGAAGCGCGCGTCGAGAATCTCGACACCTCGCTGCTCGGCAAGATCAACTCGCTCGACGGCACCATTGTCGCCCGCATGAAGGCGATCGAGGAATCGTTCGACGCGCGGGCCGCCTCGTTCAGCGAAACGGTCAGCGGCCGGGCCGCATCGTTCACCAGCGTGATCGATTCCCGCACCGGCGCCTTCATGGAAGCGATCGACGGCCGTGCCCTCACCTTCACCGATACGATCACCAACCATACGGCTGCCCTCAAGAACGCGATCGACAGCGGCGCTTCGGCGATCGCCGAGGTGGTCAACAACCACACCGCCGCGTTCACCGAGACCATCGACGGACGCACGACCGCCTTCACCGACACCATCGACGGACGCACCACGGCTTTCGCGGACCTGATCGACTCCCGCACCGCGGCCGTGACCGAGCGGATCAACAACGGCGCGGAAGCCTTCGCCACCGTCGTCGATGCCCGCACCGCGGCCATTACCGATGCGTTCGATACCCGCACCGCGGCGTTCGCGGACATCGTCGATACCCGCACCACATCCGTCGTGCAGACGTTCGACAGCCGGGCCGCGGCCTTCGCGTCGATCGTTGAAACCCGCGCCGCCTCGATTGCCGAAGCCATGGAAGAGCGCGGGGCGCAGGTGATGAATGCGATGTCCACCGGCGTCGACGAGATGGCCAACGCCGTCACCGCCCGCGTCAAGGACGTCCAGAGCAATCTGGAATTCAACGTCAGCGCGCTGGCCTCCGACATCAGCGCGCGGGTCGCGCAGTTCGAAAACCTGCTCGATACGCGGGTCGAGGCTGCCGCCAACCGAGTCACCGGCAGCGGCCAGCATGCCGCCGAGGTGATCGGCTCCCGCGCCAGCGAGATGTCCACCGCGATCAAGTCGCGCGTCGACGAAGCCGAACGCGCCCTCACCGGCCTGATGACCAGCGCGAGCACCACGATCCAGGAAAGCGCCCGCGCGGCCCAGCAGTCGCTGATCACCCTGTCCGGCGAGGTCACGTCGCAGCTCAAGGCCGCCTCGAGCGACGTCACCGCCGAACTCAAGGGCATTACCACCGAAGTCGGCGCCGACCTGCGCGATGTGTCGGGCGAAGTCGGCATCCAGCTCAAGGCTGTCTCCGGCGAAGTCGGCGGCCAGCTCAAGGCCGTCTCCGGCGAACTCGAACGCACCATCCAGATGGCCGCGCGCGAAGCCGAGAACACGCTCACCGTGGCGTCGACCGGCGCGACCGCGCAGGTCAAGTCGGCCTCCGCCGAAATCGAACGCACCATCGCGCTTTCGACCGACCGCTTCGGCTCGACGCTGAACGGCAAGGTCGAAGCGATCACCGACGGCGTCCGCGAGCAGACCGAACACCTGTCGCAACTGGTCGACAGCCGCCGCAGTTCGCTGGTGGAAGCGCTCGGCAGCAAGGCCGCCGAGATTTCGGCCACCATCGGCAGCGCCGCCGATTCCGCGCTGAAGTCGATCGAGAACCACGGCGGCGCCTTCACCGTCGCGATGATGAACAACTCCTCCGATCTGGCGCGCCAGATCAACACCGCGAGCGAGATCGCCATCGGCGCCGTCAGCAAGTCGCTGAAGGACATCGACCAGACCTCGCGCGCGGCGATCGATCAGTCGCGTCAGGTGGCGACCTCGACCATCAACGAGTTGCAGGAAACCTCCAAGATCCTGCGCACCGACACCCTCGCGCTGTTCGAGCGGCTGCGCGAAGGCAACATCCTGCTGCAGGAAGTCCTCACCGGCGCCCACGACAACCTCAACTCGCTGGAGCGGACGCTTGTCACGCGGGTTGCAGAGTTCGTCTCGACCATGAACGACGTGACCTCCCGCAACGGCGAATCCACCAGCGTACTGGAGCAGCAGCTGTCGCTGTTCAACAACAAGACATCCGGCGCGCTGGAAAACCTCAACGCCCTCTCGGCGCAGTTCGAGAGCCACGGCCGCGCGCTGGCGGAAGCCGCGTCGCTGGTCGAGAAGAGCAACGAACGCGCCGGCGACTCCATCTCCGAGCGCAACGCCATGCTGGAATCGCTGGTCTCGAATATCGACCTGCGGACCCACGATCTCGATGAGCGTCTCTCGCGCTTTACGAACCTGCTCGACGACTCGCTGGCCGCCGCCGAAATGCGGGCCCGCGACATCGCGCAGATCGTGGCGCAGACCGCCGGCTCAAGCTCGGCCGAAGTCAGCCGCCAGTTCGAGGCCGTCCGCATGGCGGTGGAAGACGAGCGCCGCCAGACATCCGAAGCGATGGCCGAACTGTACGACCAGGGCACCCGTGAAGCGGACAGCATGTTCCGCCAGGCCGCCGACAAGTTCGCGACCATCGTGCACGGCATGAAGCAGATGGCGTCCGAACTGCACAGCGAACTCGACGCCACCCGCGCCGAGCTGCGCCGCGGCGTTCTCGAAGTGCCGCAGGAAGCCGCCGAGAGCACGGCGCAGATGCGCAAGGTGATCGTCGACCAGATCGAAGCGCTGGCCGAACTGAACCGGATTGTCGCGCGTCACGGCAAGGGCCTCGACGTTGCCCCGGCCAACCGCACCGTCTATCGCGAGGAAGAACTGGCGACCGCCGGTGGCCGCGCGGAAACCGTGTCCCGGCAGGCGCCGCGTTCGCGCGACGTCGCGAGCGCCGCGACCCTGCCGGCGCCGGAGTTCGGCCCCGCCCCGCGCCGCGCCGAAGCGCCGCCGGTCAGCCCCGCTGGCGGCGCCGACCGCAACAGCGATGCCTGGCTGTCGGACCTGCTGAGCCGGTCGGACACCGATGAAGGCCCGCGTGGCCGTGGCCCAGCCCCTCGTCAGGCCGCGAACCCGCTTGAGGCGCTGTCGCTCGACATCGCCCGGCTGCTGGACCGCGAACTCGCCGCCGAGATGTGGGACCGCTACCAGCGCGGCGAGCGCAAGGCGTTCTCCAAGCGGCTCTATACGCCGGCCGGCCAGAAGGCCTTCGACGAGGTGTCGCGGAAATATCGCGCCGACCGCAACTTCAAGCAGACGGTGGACCGTTACATTAACGAGTTCGAGCGGCTGCTCGACGAAGTCTCGCGCGATGAGCGCGGGCCTGCGGCGCTGCGCAGCCACCTCGTATCGGAAACCGGACTGGTCTACACCCTGCTCGCCCACGCGGCGGGACGGCTGGGATAAGTCGCAAACCCGATCAGATGACGATAAGGAAAAGCGGAGGCGCAGGCCTCCGCTTTTTTGTTTGGACGAGCGCGCGCTCTACGAACCACGCAGCGTACATTGGGATAAACATCATTCGCGATGCCGTGCCCCGGACGCAGCGCATCACGCCAGTGGTGCGCTGCTGAGCCGGGGCCGTTGCGCATCGGATCTGTAACGGTCCCGGTTCTGCGAAGCAGCGTTGCGCGCTGCATCGCGCCCGGGACACGTTCGATGCAGGTTTAAGCACTCGTCATTCCGGGCCTGCGCGTTCTTCACGCGCAGGCCCGGAATCCAGTCCTCTTTGTTATGGCTTTGTCAGCAGCAGTGGATTCCTGGTTCGCTCGCAAAGAGGCTCGCGCCCCGGAATGACGACAAACTATGCGCATAACGACTCCTGCAACATTTCTTGATGGGGATACGTATCCCCGCGCTCTGCACCGCTCGTATGTTCGACCCGTCCTGTTCGTGAGGGGCGCTTCTCGAGGGCGCTTTGAAGCGGAGCAGGATGCGGCGCCTGCACGCACGGTTCGCACCCGTTGCGCCCGGGAGGCTGGGGTCACCGTCCGGGCCAACAACGTGGCTCTGCCGTCAGCGGCTGGACGAGGACAGGATGAAGGCGGGGAAATCCCGCCGGATCAAGGCGCGCCGCGCCCGTCCTGACCCGGAAGTACGGTCCTCACGCCCAAAATCGCCGCAATGGAGCGCCGTGAGGCGACGCGCTTCCGGAGAACCATCCGCCTCGCAAGCGGATGCCGGCAGCGAAACGAAGACATTTGCGCCTTGCGGCGCTCCATGCCCCTCCCTTTTATGGGGCGCGAACGAGGCAGGCCTCGCGCGC
Proteins encoded in this window:
- a CDS encoding methyl-accepting chemotaxis protein; this encodes MAKNPKVKDPTEDALTAIQEALNIGELPASDNGRDIPPRNEPSLRAANRGSDLRQPADDLDMTNFGQQPANDDRETIGAILQTIQKGRPRRSAYTVATLFSGLWIAGVGFLTFAFLPALEAVIAQGTGGILALVGLLAVIVAPLVLFYALASIAWRSQEMSMIAQSMAQMAVRFSEPEHVANGAIVSVGQAIRREVAAMGDGVERAIARAGELEALVANEVASLERAYSDNEVRMRALLQDIAVQRDNLVGQAEQVRNAISGVQIDLRQDIALISDAIASRVDEVANSITGALEERSEHITRALSSAGDNMIIALGERGGDLLDRLEEASTQTAASVLDASEKLTASLNFKTGHVHEEFADLADRVHDVLNERLDKMTGEFSERSTAIVDGIAARSEEIVASVADRTEKIFDTMKNSSESLLLELDERGADLTDKIDQAGNRLAERVLVSGDKAGEALDATINTLVEKVVSQTETAHDTLSGQISLFEGLVKEQGTELAEKFARDSGTLGALITRHIAEFDRTVKTYGGEIVERMGQHTQGVADSLKTYVDSFDSRVTVHGDQLHAKLDQSLSGFRNAIEARVENLDTSLLGKINSLDGTIVARMKAIEESFDARAASFSETVSGRAASFTSVIDSRTGAFMEAIDGRALTFTDTITNHTAALKNAIDSGASAIAEVVNNHTAAFTETIDGRTTAFTDTIDGRTTAFADLIDSRTAAVTERINNGAEAFATVVDARTAAITDAFDTRTAAFADIVDTRTTSVVQTFDSRAAAFASIVETRAASIAEAMEERGAQVMNAMSTGVDEMANAVTARVKDVQSNLEFNVSALASDISARVAQFENLLDTRVEAAANRVTGSGQHAAEVIGSRASEMSTAIKSRVDEAERALTGLMTSASTTIQESARAAQQSLITLSGEVTSQLKAASSDVTAELKGITTEVGADLRDVSGEVGIQLKAVSGEVGGQLKAVSGELERTIQMAAREAENTLTVASTGATAQVKSASAEIERTIALSTDRFGSTLNGKVEAITDGVREQTEHLSQLVDSRRSSLVEALGSKAAEISATIGSAADSALKSIENHGGAFTVAMMNNSSDLARQINTASEIAIGAVSKSLKDIDQTSRAAIDQSRQVATSTINELQETSKILRTDTLALFERLREGNILLQEVLTGAHDNLNSLERTLVTRVAEFVSTMNDVTSRNGESTSVLEQQLSLFNNKTSGALENLNALSAQFESHGRALAEAASLVEKSNERAGDSISERNAMLESLVSNIDLRTHDLDERLSRFTNLLDDSLAAAEMRARDIAQIVAQTAGSSSAEVSRQFEAVRMAVEDERRQTSEAMAELYDQGTREADSMFRQAADKFATIVHGMKQMASELHSELDATRAELRRGVLEVPQEAAESTAQMRKVIVDQIEALAELNRIVARHGKGLDVAPANRTVYREEELATAGGRAETVSRQAPRSRDVASAATLPAPEFGPAPRRAEAPPVSPAGGADRNSDAWLSDLLSRSDTDEGPRGRGPAPRQAANPLEALSLDIARLLDRELAAEMWDRYQRGERKAFSKRLYTPAGQKAFDEVSRKYRADRNFKQTVDRYINEFERLLDEVSRDERGPAALRSHLVSETGLVYTLLAHAAGRLG